One genomic region from Leptospira montravelensis encodes:
- the mfd gene encoding transcription-repair coupling factor encodes MSKETENIKLNPKQVLAESKSSLVNLSGIPEPAHSFTTASLYETLSANLTFLVVLPTNQDAESFSRELLSFLPQEEIFYFPGPENIPYEYTKWQMEWKRDRILTINRILSGNRCLVVTSVSALLRKLPVKESLKGKSITLKLGKDFPLDKLLSELVNLGYHREEVCEQFGHFSLKGGILDIYTPYLANPVRIDFFGDTVDEIRTFDPNTQKSITKIQEIIITAANETIVSRDEKTKYQEILADHKEKRLPIDSELEIIEEHLPFIREHEGFLNFFLKEPILIFPRYFDTKERSYGMEREYNTLYEKKKEESLCLEPDDLLSFGKEWESLTSENTPGIRFSLLPDNQRNFSYEPITEVRGFRGKIREAKEHFLELLTEDPKNKIFITSSFSAQMMRLKGLFSEGEIETVHSDSEDPQPLPLHSVKPGIHLVISDLKRGFHIVEDQVYIFTDNDLFGRQYKRKTRYKKQASQMIESFIDLKEGDYVVHVNHGVGRFIKIERTKADGKERDFLKLEYAGGDSLFVPLDQISLVQKYIGGTDTPKLDTLGKNSWKKAKDRVQESVDKLAEELVLLYSNRLKLNGFAFPPDTIWQEEFEAAFEFEETPDQISAIEAVKQDLESMRPMDRLVCGDVGYGKTEVAIRAAFKVIMAGKQVMLLTPTTILSLQHFNTFKSRYENYPIKIAFVSRFRTAAEIKEDLKNFSEGKIDMLIGTHAILSSKVKPKNLGLLIIDEEQKFGVTHKEAIKKFKNLVDVLTLTATPIPRTLHMALTGIRELSIISTPPKNRQSVETYVLEEDDTLIQEAIRKEIERDGQVFYLYNRVESIEEEAAYIRSLVPEISVGILHGQLTEDEIEETLVDFYERKYDILVTTTIIESGIDMPNVNTLIVKRADMFGLSQLYQIRGRVGRSDRKAYAYMFYPSKKLMTELAEKRLNTIFEYQELGSGFKVAMRDLEIRGAGNLLGKEQSGDIMEVGFDLYVKMLEEAISRIKGEEVRVEVRTAVNLKTNFYLPDEYIPDTKQKIEFYKRFEGSANLDEIEELSLEMEDRFGELPQIAKTFVELEKIRTLASNLGFEFVTEKPEEILFKCGTYFRGNPDRVIQAMTKFKGLTIAPQEPSVLRYTISEREDLQKIKKLLSLLEFLAA; translated from the coding sequence ATGTCAAAAGAAACTGAAAATATAAAACTTAATCCCAAACAAGTATTAGCTGAATCAAAATCATCTTTAGTTAATTTAAGCGGAATTCCTGAACCTGCACATTCTTTTACCACTGCTTCTTTGTATGAAACACTTAGTGCCAATCTTACATTTCTTGTAGTTCTTCCTACCAACCAAGATGCTGAAAGTTTTTCTAGGGAGTTGTTAAGTTTTTTACCACAAGAGGAAATTTTCTATTTTCCGGGACCAGAAAACATACCTTATGAATATACAAAATGGCAAATGGAATGGAAACGGGACAGAATCCTAACCATTAATCGAATTTTATCCGGAAATCGCTGTTTGGTGGTTACTTCAGTTTCTGCTTTATTACGCAAGTTACCAGTTAAAGAAAGCCTAAAAGGAAAATCGATTACACTCAAATTGGGAAAAGATTTTCCATTAGATAAATTATTATCTGAGTTAGTCAATTTAGGTTATCATAGAGAAGAAGTTTGTGAACAGTTTGGTCACTTTAGCTTAAAAGGAGGAATTTTAGATATTTACACACCATATTTAGCAAATCCTGTACGTATTGATTTTTTTGGTGATACTGTGGATGAAATTAGAACCTTTGATCCCAATACTCAGAAATCAATAACCAAAATCCAAGAAATTATCATTACTGCTGCTAATGAAACGATCGTTAGTCGGGATGAAAAAACAAAATACCAAGAAATATTAGCAGATCATAAAGAGAAACGACTTCCGATTGATTCAGAATTAGAAATTATAGAGGAACATTTACCATTTATCAGAGAACATGAAGGTTTTTTGAATTTTTTCCTGAAAGAACCAATCCTTATTTTTCCAAGGTATTTTGATACAAAAGAACGTTCTTATGGAATGGAAAGAGAATATAATACTTTATATGAGAAAAAAAAAGAGGAGTCTCTTTGTTTAGAACCGGATGATCTTCTTTCTTTTGGAAAAGAATGGGAAAGTCTTACTTCAGAAAATACTCCAGGGATTCGGTTTTCGTTATTGCCGGATAACCAAAGAAATTTTTCCTATGAACCAATAACGGAGGTTAGGGGATTTCGGGGCAAAATCAGAGAGGCGAAGGAACATTTTTTAGAATTATTAACAGAAGATCCGAAAAATAAGATTTTTATTACTTCCTCTTTTTCTGCACAAATGATGCGACTGAAAGGACTTTTTTCTGAGGGAGAAATAGAAACAGTTCATTCCGATTCGGAAGATCCGCAACCACTCCCTTTACATTCTGTAAAACCAGGCATTCATTTAGTCATTTCTGACCTAAAACGTGGATTCCATATAGTGGAAGACCAGGTTTATATTTTTACAGACAATGATTTGTTTGGGCGGCAATACAAAAGGAAAACTCGATATAAAAAACAAGCATCACAAATGATAGAATCTTTCATTGATTTGAAAGAAGGGGATTATGTTGTCCATGTGAATCATGGAGTTGGTCGTTTTATTAAAATTGAACGTACAAAGGCGGATGGCAAGGAAAGAGATTTTTTAAAATTAGAATATGCCGGCGGTGATAGTTTATTTGTTCCTTTGGATCAAATTTCCTTAGTACAAAAGTATATAGGTGGTACTGATACTCCCAAGTTAGACACTCTTGGTAAAAATTCTTGGAAAAAGGCGAAAGACCGTGTTCAAGAATCAGTAGACAAACTTGCCGAAGAACTCGTGTTACTTTATTCCAATCGGCTCAAACTGAATGGGTTTGCTTTTCCGCCGGACACCATTTGGCAGGAGGAGTTTGAAGCAGCTTTTGAATTTGAAGAAACTCCCGACCAAATTTCAGCAATTGAAGCAGTAAAACAAGATTTAGAATCGATGAGACCAATGGACAGATTGGTTTGTGGTGACGTTGGTTATGGTAAAACAGAAGTAGCCATCCGTGCCGCTTTTAAAGTGATTATGGCGGGGAAACAAGTGATGTTACTCACACCCACAACCATTCTTTCTTTACAACATTTTAATACATTTAAATCCAGGTATGAAAATTATCCTATTAAGATTGCTTTTGTTTCTCGTTTTCGTACCGCAGCCGAAATCAAGGAAGACCTAAAGAATTTTTCCGAAGGAAAAATTGATATGTTAATTGGGACTCATGCGATTTTGTCATCCAAAGTAAAACCAAAAAATCTCGGTTTACTGATTATCGACGAAGAACAGAAGTTTGGTGTTACACATAAAGAAGCCATCAAAAAATTTAAGAACTTGGTTGATGTTTTAACTCTTACTGCAACTCCTATCCCTAGAACTTTACACATGGCACTTACGGGAATACGTGAACTTTCCATTATTTCAACACCTCCTAAAAATAGACAAAGTGTAGAAACTTATGTATTAGAAGAAGATGATACACTTATTCAAGAAGCAATTCGAAAAGAAATAGAAAGAGATGGACAGGTTTTTTATCTTTATAACCGAGTGGAGTCAATTGAAGAGGAGGCGGCCTATATTCGTTCTCTAGTCCCTGAAATTTCCGTAGGAATTTTACATGGCCAATTGACCGAAGACGAGATTGAAGAAACCCTAGTTGATTTTTACGAAAGAAAGTATGATATTCTAGTAACAACTACAATCATCGAATCTGGGATTGATATGCCGAATGTCAATACACTGATTGTCAAACGAGCCGATATGTTTGGTCTTTCCCAACTTTATCAAATACGAGGACGGGTAGGACGTTCGGACAGAAAAGCTTATGCTTATATGTTTTATCCCTCCAAAAAACTAATGACAGAACTGGCCGAAAAAAGGCTTAACACGATTTTCGAATACCAAGAGTTAGGATCCGGTTTTAAGGTGGCGATGCGAGATTTGGAGATTCGCGGAGCGGGAAATTTACTCGGAAAAGAACAGTCAGGTGACATTATGGAAGTCGGATTTGATCTGTATGTGAAAATGTTAGAAGAAGCGATTTCACGAATCAAAGGTGAGGAAGTTCGAGTGGAAGTTCGTACGGCAGTCAATTTAAAAACTAACTTCTATCTGCCTGATGAATATATCCCTGACACTAAACAAAAAATTGAATTCTATAAACGATTTGAAGGTTCCGCTAACCTGGACGAAATTGAAGAACTTTCACTTGAGATGGAAGACCGGTTTGGCGAATTGCCACAGATTGCTAAAACTTTTGTGGAATTGGAAAAAATCCGTACTTTGGCTTCCAATTTAGGATTCGAATTTGTTACTGAAAAACCTGAGGAAATTCTCTTTAAATGCGGAACCTATTTCCGAGGAAATCCGGACAGAGTGATTCAGGCTATGACTAAATTTAAAGGATTAACCATTGCCCCACAAGAGCCATCTGTATTACGTTATACGATTTCAGAACGCGAAGACCTTCAAAAAATCAAAAAATTGTTATCTCTTTTGGAATTCCTAGCCGCTTAA
- a CDS encoding class I SAM-dependent rRNA methyltransferase: MVIRLKKNKEKAVLNFHPWIFSGAIASGETGIAAGSIVRVESSSGEFLAWGHYDLKSQIRIRLFSFDPSQDGTKENDWISKWNSIYESKKKILPKDTTGFRLFHSEGDGVPGIVVDCYHKTAVMQLKTPGALTLRDLLISFLLKLGYETILERSEKLEDKTSALPIFHTGSESEPIFLEHGIKFIADITKGQKTGFFLDQRDNRALVSRYAYGRKVLNTFAYSGAFSVYALLAEAKLVHSLDISKQAIEICEKNLTLNGFNPEILGSRHKSLVLDSFDYLKTMEANFYDLIILDPPAFTKSIATVNQASRGYKDINMRAMSKIQKGGLIFTFSCSQHISFDLFKKIVFGAAKDAKKRVRILHHLTQSPDHGYSVFHPEGEYLKGLVIQVDGDI, encoded by the coding sequence ATGGTCATTCGATTAAAAAAGAATAAAGAAAAAGCTGTATTAAATTTTCATCCTTGGATCTTTTCGGGAGCGATTGCTTCTGGTGAGACAGGGATTGCTGCGGGTAGTATTGTCAGAGTGGAATCATCATCGGGCGAATTCCTTGCTTGGGGCCATTATGATCTCAAAAGTCAAATCCGCATTCGCCTGTTCTCTTTTGATCCTTCCCAAGATGGAACCAAAGAAAATGATTGGATTTCCAAGTGGAATTCCATTTATGAATCAAAGAAAAAAATATTACCCAAAGATACTACGGGATTTCGCCTCTTTCATTCCGAGGGAGATGGTGTTCCCGGAATTGTAGTTGACTGCTACCACAAAACGGCTGTTATGCAACTTAAAACGCCAGGTGCATTGACTCTTCGTGATTTGTTAATTTCATTTTTATTAAAATTAGGTTACGAAACTATTTTAGAGAGAAGTGAGAAACTAGAAGATAAAACATCTGCCTTACCTATATTTCATACAGGTAGTGAATCTGAACCTATATTTTTAGAACATGGAATTAAGTTTATAGCAGATATTACTAAGGGGCAAAAAACAGGATTTTTCTTAGACCAAAGGGATAACCGTGCTTTAGTTTCTCGTTATGCTTATGGACGCAAGGTCTTAAATACTTTTGCTTATTCTGGAGCATTTTCTGTTTATGCATTGTTAGCTGAAGCAAAACTGGTCCATAGTTTAGATATTTCCAAACAGGCGATAGAAATTTGTGAAAAAAATCTAACTTTAAATGGTTTCAATCCGGAGATTTTAGGGTCTAGACATAAAAGCTTAGTCTTAGATAGTTTTGACTATTTAAAAACTATGGAAGCTAATTTTTATGACTTAATCATTTTAGACCCACCGGCTTTTACCAAAAGTATAGCTACTGTGAATCAAGCTAGCCGAGGTTACAAGGACATAAATATGAGAGCCATGTCCAAAATCCAAAAGGGCGGATTGATATTTACATTTTCCTGTTCTCAACATATTTCCTTTGATTTATTTAAAAAAATTGTTTTCGGCGCAGCCAAGGATGCCAAAAAAAGAGTTAGAATTTTACATCATTTAACCCAAAGTCCAGATCATGGATATTCCGTCTTCCATCCGGAAGGAGAATACCTAAAAGGTCTTGTGATTCAGGTTGATGGAGATATATGA
- the hisD gene encoding histidinol dehydrogenase, producing the protein MPIPILNCDRNSRDQLDRFLLDAKEDLSVATEKILPIMDAVRTRGDKALIEYTEKFDGITLSSVTLDPHSIQTNLDPKIKEAFLRAKKNIETFHEAQKRESWSKTIDGNRLGVKYTPIPSLSVYAPGGKALYPSSVLMGVIPAKIAGVKNIQLVTPPQKEGLPEILIWLSQILGVNRIVTVGGAQGIAACAYGTDSIPKSEFIVGPGNAYVAAAKSYLAGKGIIGIDSPAGPSEVCIIADSSANPKWVACDMLSQAEHGEDSSAILLTTDKNFAVKVSDELEKAFIERPKRLEMKQNSIYKNSAIIVFPNLEDCIWFSNELAPEHLEIQTNINEEVFSKIEHAGSVFLGPYSPVAMGDYISGTNHILPTARGSRIYSSLGVDTFLKRVTFQEVTKESLVSLYPFVKLMSELEGLDEEHGTSVKIRTEESL; encoded by the coding sequence ATGCCGATTCCTATTTTAAACTGTGACAGAAATTCACGGGACCAATTGGATCGTTTTCTTTTGGATGCCAAAGAAGACTTAAGTGTTGCTACTGAAAAAATCCTGCCTATAATGGATGCAGTCAGAACAAGAGGGGATAAAGCCCTCATCGAATACACCGAAAAATTTGACGGAATCACCTTAAGCTCTGTCACTTTGGATCCGCACTCTATCCAAACCAATTTAGATCCAAAAATCAAAGAAGCTTTTCTTCGAGCCAAAAAAAATATCGAAACTTTCCATGAAGCGCAAAAACGTGAATCCTGGTCTAAAACCATCGATGGAAATAGGTTAGGTGTAAAATACACTCCGATACCTTCACTTTCAGTCTATGCACCTGGGGGAAAGGCTTTGTATCCTTCCAGTGTTCTTATGGGAGTCATTCCCGCAAAAATAGCGGGTGTTAAAAATATCCAACTGGTGACTCCACCTCAAAAAGAGGGACTCCCTGAAATTCTCATTTGGCTCTCTCAAATCCTTGGTGTGAATCGCATTGTGACCGTAGGTGGTGCCCAAGGGATCGCCGCCTGTGCTTATGGAACAGATTCCATCCCTAAATCCGAGTTTATCGTTGGTCCTGGGAATGCCTATGTAGCTGCCGCCAAATCCTACTTAGCTGGAAAAGGAATTATAGGTATTGATAGCCCTGCTGGTCCTAGTGAAGTATGTATCATCGCTGATTCTTCTGCCAATCCAAAATGGGTCGCCTGTGATATGTTATCGCAAGCAGAACACGGAGAAGATTCCTCTGCAATTTTACTAACAACTGATAAAAACTTTGCAGTAAAAGTCAGCGACGAATTGGAAAAAGCATTTATCGAACGCCCAAAACGTTTAGAAATGAAACAAAATTCCATTTATAAAAATTCCGCCATTATCGTTTTTCCAAATTTAGAGGATTGTATTTGGTTTTCGAATGAACTGGCTCCCGAACATTTAGAAATCCAAACAAATATCAATGAAGAAGTATTTTCCAAAATAGAACATGCTGGTAGTGTATTCCTCGGACCATATTCTCCTGTAGCTATGGGCGATTATATCAGTGGAACCAACCATATTCTGCCTACAGCCAGAGGAAGTAGGATTTACTCCTCGTTAGGTGTGGATACTTTCTTAAAACGAGTTACTTTCCAAGAAGTAACTAAAGAATCTTTAGTATCACTTTATCCATTTGTTAAGTTAATGTCTGAATTAGAAGGTTTGGATGAAGAACACGGAACGAGTGTGAAAATTCGAACTGAGGAATCATTATGA
- a CDS encoding lipoprotein LipL31, protein MTKILPLFVFLASLFLVQCSDSSPVIETLDNHKITVKDFEAAYDTALDSISRLQNIEKKTLLEFIEKDINEVPQNFQDLNYQLQKKNFYQTYRQMIMTRLVAEKNGYISRPDVAEVIKQVEMQTIAQMYVSEQVEKKIQITDEQAKAECERLRGLDRNIANLTIDKCLTFAKAQLKQLQTREQLPLVVERIKEEVTIKRNDKFDLDAYLAPKKKVEEPSNQPK, encoded by the coding sequence ATGACTAAAATCCTTCCTTTGTTTGTTTTTTTGGCATCCCTTTTCCTCGTTCAGTGTTCGGACTCTTCTCCGGTCATCGAAACTTTGGATAACCATAAAATTACCGTAAAAGACTTTGAAGCAGCTTACGATACGGCTCTTGATTCCATCAGCCGATTACAAAATATCGAAAAGAAAACGCTTTTGGAATTCATTGAAAAAGATATCAACGAAGTACCACAAAATTTCCAAGATTTGAACTACCAACTCCAAAAGAAAAATTTCTACCAAACTTACCGCCAAATGATTATGACTCGTCTTGTGGCTGAGAAAAACGGTTATATTTCTCGTCCAGATGTTGCAGAAGTGATCAAACAAGTGGAGATGCAAACCATTGCCCAAATGTATGTTTCCGAGCAAGTGGAAAAGAAAATCCAAATTACGGATGAACAAGCTAAAGCAGAATGCGAACGACTTCGTGGATTGGATCGAAATATTGCAAACCTAACTATTGATAAATGCCTTACTTTTGCAAAAGCACAACTTAAACAACTTCAAACAAGAGAACAACTTCCTCTTGTAGTGGAAAGAATTAAAGAAGAAGTGACAATCAAACGTAATGATAAATTTGATTTGGATGCCTACCTTGCTCCAAAGAAAAAAGTGGAAGAACCATCCAACCAACCAAAATAG
- a CDS encoding SpoIIE family protein phosphatase yields MIKSILIFLVFSFSLLYSESLPISATATDPKNLVSLDANKLDLTTYWYMTDLELSDSDIQSLTESQFSKIPWKRIVVPGNLYLDNNEYRSKKTVVLSKWIQFSEDPNTLYSLRLGIINDRDKTFLNGQSIGSTGKWNSSEPQAYDKLRIYNIPSNLIRYGKPNLLVVKIQPYFSNSGGIEQDETILGPSDKIFAKFYKDEFIKLIFLTIYITVGGYFLFLFIRRRKDRENLFFALFSFSFVIYNFLRNQLKYEFGFPFLEMKKLEYMVILLLIPFMYHFLRTLFEERYSIIGKIFDGLQVGFFLFFAFNNNIEFFSYLLTTIVQPTWIVYVILIFVILFRNLKKKERRAVYITIGITIVLFAAVIDTATNRNYWVFPRIMGYTFLVFNISLAIILANSFVKLNEEVEDLNKNLEKKVEERTDALNESLNQLQILKEKQDGDYFLTSLLIHPLARIENKIPEIRIESYVNQKKKFHFRGKDGEIGGDICIVGTVHLESGDYTIFANGDAMGKSIQGAGGALVLGVVFQAVLSRAKSSYTKSRPPELWLKDLYVELQSVFVSFDGSMLSSVVLGMVSKDGFVYYVNAEHPWSILYRDGVASFIETELSMRKLGFPKNDHHFQIKTFTLEAGDILLIGSDGRDDIVLPSENQLQRSINEDETLILRLVERSESNLNRLVEEIEGSGEITDDLSFLRIEFFPNKSRISFPEVVRTEFFDIKSKSKQGNFSEALAKLLPLLKEYPHPTFYALTGKLYYQLKQWSEAVTYFKLAAKENPTKEEYLYMTAKSLVKNGKILEAVIWCERLFLRNKLHKQNTNLFMFLLDRTNNVDKKEFYLEFIIHEQNTV; encoded by the coding sequence ATGATAAAATCGATACTTATATTTCTTGTCTTTTCTTTTTCCCTACTCTATTCTGAAAGCTTACCAATTTCTGCTACAGCAACTGATCCAAAAAATCTAGTTTCACTTGATGCAAACAAATTGGATTTAACAACATATTGGTACATGACGGACTTAGAATTGAGTGATTCGGATATTCAAAGTCTTACGGAATCTCAATTTTCGAAAATACCCTGGAAACGAATTGTTGTTCCAGGTAATTTATACTTAGATAATAATGAATATCGATCAAAAAAAACAGTAGTCCTATCCAAGTGGATTCAGTTTTCAGAAGACCCAAATACGCTATACAGTTTACGGCTTGGGATTATTAACGACAGAGACAAAACTTTTCTAAACGGGCAAAGTATAGGATCAACGGGCAAATGGAATTCCTCTGAGCCACAAGCTTATGACAAATTAAGAATCTATAATATACCTTCCAATTTAATTCGATATGGAAAACCCAACTTACTCGTAGTCAAAATCCAACCATACTTTTCCAATTCAGGTGGTATTGAACAAGATGAAACCATCCTAGGACCTTCAGACAAAATTTTTGCAAAATTCTATAAAGACGAGTTTATTAAGTTAATTTTTCTAACAATTTATATCACCGTTGGAGGATACTTTCTTTTTCTTTTCATTAGAAGAAGAAAGGATAGAGAGAATTTATTTTTTGCCTTATTTTCCTTTTCATTTGTTATTTATAATTTTCTACGAAACCAACTTAAATATGAATTTGGGTTTCCCTTTTTAGAAATGAAAAAATTGGAATATATGGTGATTTTACTCCTGATTCCATTTATGTATCATTTTCTTCGAACTTTATTTGAAGAACGATATAGTATCATTGGTAAAATTTTTGATGGATTGCAGGTAGGTTTTTTTCTATTTTTCGCCTTCAATAACAATATTGAATTTTTCAGTTATTTACTTACTACAATTGTACAACCAACTTGGATTGTTTATGTAATTCTAATTTTTGTGATTCTATTCCGTAACCTAAAGAAAAAAGAAAGAAGAGCTGTATACATTACCATCGGCATTACAATCGTATTATTCGCAGCAGTTATAGATACTGCTACCAACCGTAACTACTGGGTTTTCCCTCGCATTATGGGCTATACTTTCCTCGTATTTAATATTTCTCTTGCGATCATCCTTGCTAATTCCTTTGTTAAATTGAATGAGGAAGTGGAGGATTTAAATAAAAACTTAGAGAAAAAAGTAGAAGAAAGAACAGACGCCTTAAATGAATCACTAAACCAATTACAAATTTTAAAAGAAAAACAAGATGGAGATTATTTTTTAACATCACTACTTATACATCCACTCGCTCGCATTGAAAATAAAATTCCTGAAATTAGAATTGAGTCCTATGTAAACCAAAAGAAAAAATTCCACTTTCGTGGGAAAGATGGAGAGATTGGCGGTGATATCTGCATCGTAGGTACAGTTCACTTAGAATCTGGCGATTATACTATTTTTGCCAATGGCGATGCAATGGGTAAATCGATCCAAGGTGCAGGCGGTGCACTTGTTTTAGGTGTTGTTTTCCAAGCTGTATTATCTCGAGCAAAATCTAGTTACACTAAATCAAGACCACCTGAACTGTGGCTAAAGGATCTTTATGTAGAACTCCAATCTGTTTTCGTTAGTTTTGATGGATCCATGTTATCCAGTGTAGTATTGGGAATGGTGTCCAAAGATGGATTTGTTTATTATGTGAATGCGGAACACCCTTGGAGTATCCTTTACCGAGATGGGGTTGCCTCCTTTATTGAAACAGAACTTTCAATGAGAAAACTTGGATTTCCAAAAAACGACCACCACTTTCAAATCAAAACCTTTACTTTAGAAGCCGGTGATATTCTGCTGATAGGTTCTGATGGAAGAGATGATATCGTATTACCATCAGAAAACCAATTACAAAGATCAATTAACGAGGACGAAACATTAATTTTGCGTTTAGTAGAACGATCAGAATCTAATTTAAATCGTTTAGTGGAAGAAATTGAAGGTAGCGGTGAAATCACCGATGACCTTTCTTTTTTGAGAATTGAATTTTTTCCAAATAAGTCCAGGATCTCGTTTCCTGAAGTAGTTAGGACAGAGTTTTTTGATATTAAATCCAAGTCTAAACAAGGAAACTTTTCAGAGGCTCTAGCTAAACTGCTTCCCCTACTAAAAGAATACCCTCATCCAACTTTTTATGCTTTAACTGGGAAATTGTATTACCAATTGAAACAATGGTCAGAGGCAGTCACCTACTTCAAATTAGCTGCAAAAGAGAATCCAACTAAAGAAGAATATCTATATATGACTGCCAAATCATTGGTGAAAAACGGTAAAATTCTGGAAGCAGTGATATGGTGTGAAAGGTTATTTTTAAGAAACAAACTCCACAAGCAGAATACAAACTTATTCATGTTTCTGCTTGATAGAACAAACAATGTAGATAAAAAAGAATTTTATTTAGAATTCATCATCCACGAACAAAATACAGTATAA
- the panC gene encoding pantoate--beta-alanine ligase gives MIVVSNLEELKNQIHDWKKQGKTIGFCPTMGSLHQGHMDLVQTSKTQTDKTIVSIFINPTQFNDPKDFEKYPVNTENDLLLCEKNGADLVFLPDVKTIYPETKTPIQLSIPKLQEHLCGRTRPGHFEGVLQIVTKLFHLTEPSKAFFGLKDYQQFRVVSALVENLNFPLEVVGVTTRRETDGLAMSSRNVRLSSKERETASLIPRMFAIAKKTILSGEKDIKLWKEILRDFLLTGSSLRIDYLEVVDPIDLQPKDQLEGQILLAVAVFVGDVRLIDNQLIEIPV, from the coding sequence ATGATCGTTGTTTCAAATTTAGAGGAATTAAAAAACCAGATTCACGATTGGAAAAAACAAGGGAAAACAATTGGTTTTTGTCCCACGATGGGTAGTTTGCATCAGGGACATATGGACCTGGTTCAAACTTCGAAAACGCAAACTGATAAAACAATTGTATCTATATTTATCAATCCAACGCAGTTCAATGATCCGAAAGATTTTGAAAAATATCCTGTTAATACGGAAAACGATCTTTTGTTATGCGAAAAAAATGGTGCTGATTTGGTATTTTTGCCAGATGTTAAAACCATTTATCCAGAAACAAAAACTCCGATCCAATTAAGCATTCCAAAATTACAGGAACATCTTTGTGGAAGGACAAGACCGGGTCATTTTGAAGGGGTTTTACAAATTGTAACAAAACTTTTTCACTTAACAGAACCTTCTAAGGCTTTTTTTGGTTTAAAAGATTACCAACAATTTCGAGTGGTTTCTGCTTTGGTGGAAAATTTAAATTTCCCGCTGGAAGTGGTAGGGGTTACCACACGTAGAGAAACAGATGGTTTGGCAATGAGTTCACGTAACGTTCGTTTGTCATCCAAGGAAAGAGAAACAGCCAGCTTAATTCCTCGTATGTTTGCGATTGCTAAAAAAACAATACTTTCTGGAGAAAAAGATATTAAACTTTGGAAAGAAATTTTACGTGATTTTTTACTGACTGGCTCCTCGCTTCGGATTGATTATTTAGAAGTAGTAGATCCAATTGATTTGCAACCTAAGGATCAATTAGAAGGTCAAATTTTACTGGCTGTTGCGGTTTTTGTTGGTGATGTCAGGCTCATTGACAACCAATTAATAGAAATTCCTGTTTAA
- a CDS encoding undecaprenyl-diphosphate phosphatase: MDNTLNAFLRGIIEAATEFLPVSSTGHLFLFSYFFPFQNLTVDHEAFEDLFDIFIQTGAILSVVVLYFHVLWKHTKSASLYLIKKTSDNSGFQFYRNLIVGILPILVLGFVFKNTLDQIKMRPDLLLILGLSWFVGGLIMVFVEIKHYDEGDGKTIGMKESIIVGFLQCFALIPGVSRSAATIITARTLGVSKKDSAEFSFFLAIPVLTLAGVYKLYKHRAILNSETIGLLLFGSIVSFVICYFIIRLFMAFIRRRSFLSFGIYRIMLGILVILYFVRG; the protein is encoded by the coding sequence ATGGACAATACTTTAAACGCGTTTCTCCGTGGCATTATTGAAGCTGCCACGGAATTCCTACCAGTATCCTCAACAGGACATCTTTTCCTTTTTAGTTATTTTTTCCCTTTCCAAAATCTGACAGTAGATCATGAAGCTTTTGAAGATTTGTTTGATATCTTTATTCAAACAGGAGCTATTTTATCTGTTGTAGTTTTGTATTTCCATGTTTTATGGAAACATACAAAATCCGCATCACTGTATCTAATCAAAAAGACCTCTGACAATTCTGGTTTTCAATTTTACCGAAATTTAATTGTGGGCATTTTACCAATTTTAGTTTTGGGTTTTGTATTTAAAAATACCTTAGATCAAATTAAGATGAGACCAGATCTTCTCCTTATTCTTGGACTTTCCTGGTTTGTAGGTGGTCTTATTATGGTGTTTGTTGAAATCAAACATTATGATGAGGGAGATGGGAAAACCATAGGAATGAAAGAATCTATCATTGTAGGTTTTTTGCAATGTTTCGCCTTAATTCCTGGAGTTTCAAGATCAGCTGCTACCATCATTACTGCAAGGACTCTTGGTGTTTCTAAAAAAGATTCAGCTGAATTTTCATTTTTTTTGGCAATTCCTGTATTAACTCTAGCAGGTGTTTACAAACTTTATAAACACCGAGCTATCTTAAATTCAGAAACTATTGGTCTTCTTTTATTTGGAAGTATCGTTTCTTTTGTAATTTGTTACTTCATCATTAGATTGTTTATGGCCTTTATCCGAAGAAGAAGTTTTTTATCATTTGGGATTTATCGAATTATGCTTGGGATCCTTGTTATACTGTATTTTGTTCGTGGATGA